CCGCCACAAAACCGAAAGATACCATCAAGTATGTCGGCTGCAATCCGGAGATTTTCGGCGAAACGCTCGACCGCAGCCGCCTGCTCCAGGTACAGACACCGCAGGGATTCGCCCCCGCAAAGCTTATCGAAGCCCACCGCCTCGCCGGTGAAGAGCAATGGTACGCCACCGATGACGCCGCCCTCGTGGAGCGCTATTTCCCGCAGCAAGCGATTCGCATCTACGAAACCGGCTACCACAACATCAAGATCACCACGCCCGAAGATGTCTTCATTGGTGAAGCGATTCTTGCCGGGCTAAAAGCCAGAAAATCGAAAAATTAATTCATTTCGCTTCTTGTTTTTAGAAAGGCGACGCCGTATATTAATGGCCCTTAAGGTGAGGTAGCTCAGTTGGTTAGAGCACAGGATTCATAACCCTGAGGTCGAGGGTTCAACTCCCTCCCTCACCACTCCGACAAGCACCCGCTTGTCTAACCGGCAAGCGGGATGTTTCGAACAAGCGGGTGTAACTCAGTTGGTAGAGTGTTTGCTTCCCAAGCAAAATGTCGCGAGTTCGAATCTCGTCACCCGCTCTCCGAAAATCTCCGATTCGACTGCACCTCTCCAGACCAACCATTTCTTCCCATGGCACAGGATTCGATTTTCACTGTTCCGGTCACGCCCGAAGAGATCAATGAAACGCAGATCGTTGAAGGACAGATGGCCCGCCATCTTGGCATCGAAATCACCGCTGTCGGCCCTGACTCCATGACGGCCACCATGCCTGTCGATCACCGCACGATCCAGCGCATCGGCATTCTGCACGGCGGCGCCTCGCTCGCCCTTGCCGAAACGGTCGGCAGCATCGCCGCCTCCTACTGCGTGGATCGCGAGAAGCAGTTCATCGTCGGCCAGGAGATCAATGCCAACCACCTCCGCGCCGTGCGCCAGGGCGAAAGCTCCGTGCACGCCACCGCCACCCCGCTCCACCTCGGTCGCACCTCGCAAGTCTGGGACATCAAAATCCGCGACGACAAAGGCCGTCTGGTCTGCGTCAGCCGCTTCACGGCCGCCGTACTTGAAAAACGGGGGTAATTGCCCCGGCTTTCAAGCCGAGGGCAGTCAATCAACAAAAAACCGGGCTTCAGCCCAATCTCTTTCCGCCCGCATCCGTACCCGCTCGTTATCTCGACAATCACCGGGGATACGGCAATTCACGCGATACACTTTCGCTCACGAATCCGGTGACGATACTCGCGCCGCCGGGATTTAACTCCTGAATCTCCCCCTGTTTTTAAAGGCCTTTACAAGGTTTTTAGGGAAATTTTCATACTTTATAAGTTCATCCTGTAGTCCTTACCACTTATCCTCGAAAGGCATGCTGACAGACGATCTTCAGACAGCCGAATCATCCGTGTCCCTCACAAATGGCGTAGCACCATCCCTCGAAAAGCTCGCGGCAGAACAGAAGAGCAGAAAAAAATGGCTGCTGGTCCAGCCCAAAAGCCAGACCAGCATGATGGTCGATTCCGGCGCGGTAAGTATGCCGCTGAACCTGATCATGGTCGCCACGCTGGCCAGCAAGTATTTTGACGTCACCTTCCTCGACGAGAGAACTGGCGACACCATTCCCCAAGACTTCTCCGGCTACGATGTTGTGGCCATCACCTCGCGCACGCTCAATGCCAAGAACGCCTACCGTATCGGCGACCGCGCGAAAGCGCAGGGCAAAATCGTGCTGATCGGCGGTGTGCACCCAACCATGCTGACCGACGAAGCCTCATTGCACTGCACCAGCGTGATTTACGGTGAAATCGAGTCGGTCTGGGAGGAGCTTGCCATCGACATTTTCCGGGGCAAAATGAAGAGCGTATACAAGGCCAGCAACCTGAAGCCGATGACCACCATGACGCCGCCCGACTTCAGCTTCGCCCTCAACTCACCGCACGCGAAAAAATACAGCCAGCTCATTCCGATTCTGGCCACCAAGGGGTGTCCGGTGGGATGC
The nucleotide sequence above comes from Chlorobaculum tepidum TLS. Encoded proteins:
- a CDS encoding hotdog fold thioesterase translates to MAQDSIFTVPVTPEEINETQIVEGQMARHLGIEITAVGPDSMTATMPVDHRTIQRIGILHGGASLALAETVGSIAASYCVDREKQFIVGQEINANHLRAVRQGESSVHATATPLHLGRTSQVWDIKIRDDKGRLVCVSRFTAAVLEKRG